From a single Kitasatospora sp. NBC_00458 genomic region:
- a CDS encoding DegV family protein has protein sequence MPADLALVTDSTAYLPQEAVDRHGITVVPLSVAVGDEVLAEGVEISPKDVAEALRGKHRVTTSRPSPESFAAAYRAAAEAGARGIVSVHISGELSGTAEAARLAAAESPVPVRVVDSRLVGMALGYGVLAAAEAIEAGQALDEAAGAATRRTAVSSGFFYVDTLEYLRRGGRIGAARALLGSALAVKPLLHLDGGRIEPLEKVRTASRAIARLEEIAVERAGEREVDIAVHHLAAEDRAEPLAERLRARVPGLRDLYVGEVGAVIGAHVGPGLLAVVVSPR, from the coding sequence ATGCCCGCCGACCTCGCACTTGTCACCGACTCCACGGCCTACCTGCCCCAGGAGGCCGTCGACCGGCACGGGATCACGGTGGTCCCGCTGAGCGTCGCGGTCGGTGACGAGGTGCTCGCGGAGGGGGTCGAGATCTCCCCCAAGGACGTCGCCGAGGCGCTCCGGGGCAAGCACCGGGTCACCACCTCGCGCCCCAGCCCCGAGTCGTTCGCCGCCGCCTACCGGGCGGCGGCCGAGGCGGGCGCGCGGGGGATCGTCTCGGTCCACATCTCCGGTGAGCTCTCCGGGACGGCGGAGGCGGCCAGGCTGGCGGCCGCCGAGTCGCCCGTCCCGGTCAGGGTGGTGGACAGCAGGCTGGTGGGCATGGCGCTCGGGTACGGGGTCCTGGCGGCCGCCGAGGCGATCGAGGCCGGGCAGGCACTGGACGAGGCCGCCGGGGCCGCCACCCGGCGGACGGCGGTGAGCAGCGGCTTCTTCTACGTCGACACCCTGGAGTACCTCCGCCGGGGCGGCCGGATCGGCGCCGCGCGGGCCCTGCTCGGTTCGGCGCTGGCGGTCAAGCCGCTGCTGCACCTGGACGGCGGGCGGATCGAACCGCTGGAGAAGGTCCGGACGGCGTCCCGGGCGATCGCCCGGCTGGAGGAGATCGCGGTCGAGCGGGCGGGGGAGCGGGAGGTCGACATCGCCGTCCACCACCTCGCGGCGGAGGACCGGGCCGAGCCGCTCGCGGAGCGGCTGCGGGCACGGGTGCCGGGGCTGCGCGACCTGTACGTCGGCGAGGTCGGCGCGGTGATCGGCGCGCACGTCGGGCCGGGGCTGCTGGCGGTGGTGGTGTCGCCGCGCTGA
- a CDS encoding ComEC/Rec2 family competence protein: MSVPLRHCPAPCADSCTRPRPKGGAVITTAVLDSAARKNPPTTQAQPEDLRLLLPAVSAWAVTAAVLGLGPGHGAALTSAAAVAALLGFALLLRRPGTCRRRAAALTSAAVLLTGAAATAAALLHTADLHRGPLPELARAALPAPEIGVELTVTGDPRPHTSRAGGSGAGQRLLTLDAVVDRVVVPDGFPAGPGSHTVRSRTPVTVMVREGETDAWERVLPSTRLAVGATVRPAGEHDADSAALLIAHGEPRQLAPPSLPQRVAGRLRAGLRAATDHLPPDPRGLLPGLVVGDTSRLPEELREAFRATDLSHLVAVSGANLAIVLGVLLGAPGRAGTAERRGLAALFGIPLRTTALLGAAVTLAFVTVCRPEPSVLRAAGTGLIGLLALATGRPRQAVPALAGTALLLVLLDPHLARSYGFLLSVLATGGLVVLGPYWAAALRARGWPHHLAGAVGATAAAQALCAPVTVLLSGHVSLVGIPCNLVAELAVAPATLLGFTVLAVDPLSPALARLLAEPAAVPAGWLAAVARYGAELPGARLSWPGGLFGTVTLAVGTAALCLAVPLLLPRRAGPAGRRAPRGWARPLVAGVLLLVLLTVLLRPPLLARVATGWPPPDWRLVMCDVGQGDMLVLPVAGDGGGPPDSAVVVDAGPDPQAADRCLRDLGITRVPLFLATHFHADHVEGLPGVLRGRRVGAVEGTVLDDPPGEAARVAAWASAAGVPLLRAGLGERRSAGPGVLWEVLWPDGRERAVASDANNASVAVLVTLAGGVRMALLGDLEPPAQEALLGRMSTAGGAARVDVLKVAHHGSAHQDWSLAAALGPRLALISCGADNPYGHPSPRTVDRLRSLGAAVLRTDRAGDIAVTGDSPARLGAVVHPQGPHPSHRRRAPPG; encoded by the coding sequence GTGTCGGTGCCACTGCGCCACTGCCCCGCCCCCTGCGCCGACTCCTGTACCCGCCCGCGTCCGAAAGGAGGTGCCGTCATCACCACTGCCGTCCTCGACTCCGCTGCGAGGAAGAACCCGCCGACCACTCAGGCACAGCCGGAGGACCTCCGACTGCTCCTCCCGGCCGTCTCCGCGTGGGCGGTCACGGCCGCGGTCCTCGGACTGGGCCCGGGGCACGGCGCCGCCCTCACCTCGGCCGCAGCGGTGGCGGCGCTCCTCGGCTTCGCCCTGCTGCTCCGCCGCCCGGGCACCTGCCGCCGCCGCGCCGCCGCCCTGACATCCGCCGCCGTGCTGCTCACCGGGGCGGCCGCCACGGCCGCCGCCCTCCTGCACACCGCCGACCTGCACCGCGGACCGCTGCCCGAGCTGGCCCGAGCCGCCCTCCCCGCCCCGGAGATCGGCGTCGAACTGACCGTCACCGGCGACCCCCGCCCGCACACCTCCCGGGCCGGTGGGTCCGGCGCCGGGCAACGGCTGCTCACGCTGGACGCCGTGGTGGACCGGGTCGTCGTGCCGGACGGGTTCCCCGCCGGACCGGGCTCGCACACGGTCCGCAGCCGGACCCCGGTCACGGTGATGGTCAGGGAGGGCGAGACGGATGCCTGGGAACGGGTGCTGCCCTCGACCAGGCTGGCGGTCGGAGCGACGGTCCGCCCGGCGGGGGAGCACGACGCCGACTCGGCGGCGCTGCTGATCGCGCACGGCGAGCCGAGACAGCTCGCACCGCCGAGCCTGCCGCAACGCGTCGCCGGCCGCCTGCGGGCAGGGCTGCGCGCGGCGACCGACCATCTTCCGCCGGACCCGCGCGGGCTGCTGCCCGGCTTGGTCGTCGGCGACACGTCGCGCCTGCCGGAGGAGCTCCGGGAGGCCTTCCGGGCCACCGACCTGTCCCACCTGGTCGCCGTCAGCGGGGCCAACCTCGCGATCGTGCTGGGCGTGCTGCTGGGCGCCCCGGGGCGGGCCGGAACCGCCGAACGCCGGGGCCTGGCAGCCCTGTTCGGGATTCCGCTGCGCACCACTGCGCTGCTCGGGGCCGCCGTCACGCTGGCCTTCGTCACGGTCTGCAGGCCCGAGCCCAGCGTGCTCAGGGCGGCTGGCACGGGCCTGATCGGGCTCCTGGCGCTGGCGACCGGCCGTCCCCGCCAAGCGGTGCCGGCCCTCGCGGGCACCGCCCTGCTCCTGGTCCTCCTCGATCCCCACCTGGCCCGGTCCTACGGCTTCCTGCTGTCGGTGCTCGCCACCGGCGGCCTGGTGGTCCTCGGCCCGTACTGGGCGGCAGCCCTGAGGGCACGAGGCTGGCCGCACCACCTCGCGGGCGCCGTCGGGGCGACGGCCGCCGCCCAGGCGCTCTGCGCACCGGTGACGGTGCTGCTCTCCGGGCACGTCAGCCTGGTCGGCATCCCGTGCAACCTGGTGGCCGAGCTGGCGGTCGCCCCGGCGACCCTGCTCGGTTTCACGGTGCTCGCGGTCGATCCGCTCTCCCCGGCCCTCGCCAGGCTGTTGGCGGAGCCGGCCGCCGTCCCGGCGGGCTGGCTGGCGGCGGTGGCCAGGTACGGCGCCGAGCTGCCGGGCGCCCGGCTGTCCTGGCCGGGAGGTCTGTTCGGCACGGTGACCCTCGCGGTGGGGACGGCCGCGCTCTGCCTGGCGGTGCCGTTGCTGCTGCCCCGGCGTGCCGGTCCGGCCGGCCGGCGGGCGCCGCGCGGCTGGGCCCGGCCGCTGGTGGCGGGCGTGCTTCTGCTGGTCCTGCTCACCGTGCTGCTCCGGCCGCCGCTGCTCGCGAGGGTCGCGACCGGCTGGCCGCCCCCGGACTGGCGGCTGGTCATGTGTGACGTGGGGCAGGGGGACATGCTGGTGCTGCCCGTCGCCGGGGACGGCGGCGGCCCGCCGGACAGCGCCGTGGTGGTGGACGCCGGGCCGGATCCCCAGGCAGCCGACCGGTGTCTGCGCGACCTCGGCATCACCCGGGTTCCGCTGTTCCTGGCGACCCACTTCCACGCCGATCACGTGGAGGGTCTGCCGGGCGTGCTGCGGGGTCGGAGGGTCGGAGCCGTCGAGGGGACGGTGCTGGACGATCCGCCGGGGGAGGCCGCCCGGGTGGCGGCGTGGGCTTCGGCCGCCGGGGTGCCGCTGCTGCGGGCCGGGCTCGGCGAGCGCCGGTCCGCGGGACCGGGGGTGTTGTGGGAGGTGCTGTGGCCGGACGGAAGGGAACGGGCGGTGGCCTCGGACGCGAACAACGCGAGCGTCGCGGTGCTGGTGACCCTGGCGGGCGGCGTGCGGATGGCCCTGCTGGGCGATCTGGAGCCCCCGGCCCAGGAGGCACTGCTGGGCCGGATGAGTACGGCCGGGGGTGCGGCGAGGGTGGACGTGCTGAAGGTGGCCCACCACGGCTCCGCCCATCAGGACTGGTCGCTGGCCGCCGCGTTGGGGCCGAGGCTGGCGTTGATCTCCTGCGGTGCCGACAATCCGTACGGCCACCCGTCGCCGCGCACGGTGGACCGGTTGCGGTCCCTGGGCGCCGCGGTGCTGCGGACGGACCGTGCCGGTGACATCGCAGTGACGGGTGACTCCCCGGCCCGCCTCGGAGCGGTCGTCCACCCGCAGGGCCCGCACCCCTCCCACCGTCGGCGCGCCCCGCCCGGCTGA
- a CDS encoding helix-hairpin-helix domain-containing protein — MTSMRIGAARRRRIQHITETAGLRMAALLPHTEGPHTEGPPDEPSVYEGSADRPTVAGRSANGRPPAGGAGVGAGPPRGRPDPPPDRLSEPPPDSLSAELPGAVPGLPFAGPPDLPSGLSTDLPLGLPPDVPSGGPAVGPPDGRAGAEPVAGPGRAFPWAGALAALDRRAVVGLLVLLLLAVGYGVQHFWLDRPQSVEVPAVAVASAEPAASVPGLPGSGGLSEVGDAPGAGAPGGGATGAEPSAFVVVDIGGRVHSPGVHTLPGGSRVADALRVAGGPLPDTDTRNLNLARVLTDGEQILVGEPGLQPAAGSGAGAPPAGTAKQPVSLNRATLEQLDTLPGVGPTLAQRIIAFRTSHGGMFRSVDQLRQVSGIGERTYSEIRPLLIL, encoded by the coding sequence ATGACGAGCATGCGCATCGGCGCGGCGAGGCGCCGCCGGATCCAGCACATCACCGAGACCGCGGGCCTGCGGATGGCGGCCCTGCTGCCGCACACCGAGGGACCGCACACCGAGGGCCCGCCCGACGAGCCGTCGGTGTACGAGGGGTCGGCGGACCGGCCGACGGTGGCGGGGCGGTCGGCGAACGGCCGACCCCCGGCCGGTGGCGCCGGGGTGGGGGCCGGTCCGCCTCGCGGACGGCCCGACCCGCCGCCTGACCGGCTGTCCGAGCCGCCGCCTGACTCCCTGTCCGCGGAGCTGCCCGGTGCGGTGCCCGGCCTCCCGTTCGCCGGCCCGCCTGACCTCCCGTCCGGCCTCTCAACCGACCTCCCGCTCGGCCTGCCGCCCGACGTCCCGTCCGGTGGTCCGGCGGTGGGCCCGCCGGACGGTCGGGCTGGTGCGGAACCCGTGGCCGGGCCGGGGCGGGCGTTCCCGTGGGCGGGCGCGCTGGCCGCCCTCGACCGGCGGGCGGTGGTGGGACTGCTGGTCCTGCTGCTGCTCGCCGTGGGCTACGGAGTCCAGCACTTCTGGCTGGACCGACCGCAGTCCGTCGAGGTCCCGGCGGTCGCGGTCGCGTCGGCGGAACCGGCCGCCTCGGTGCCGGGCCTGCCCGGTTCCGGGGGCCTCTCCGAGGTCGGCGACGCACCCGGAGCGGGTGCTCCGGGCGGCGGAGCCACCGGTGCGGAGCCGTCCGCCTTCGTGGTGGTCGACATCGGGGGGCGCGTCCACTCGCCGGGCGTGCACACCCTGCCCGGCGGCTCCCGGGTCGCGGACGCCCTGCGGGTCGCCGGCGGCCCACTGCCGGACACGGACACCAGGAACCTCAACCTGGCCCGCGTACTGACGGACGGTGAACAGATCCTCGTCGGCGAGCCCGGACTCCAACCGGCCGCCGGGTCGGGAGCCGGAGCGCCGCCGGCCGGAACGGCGAAGCAGCCCGTCAGCCTGAACCGCGCCACCCTCGAACAGCTCGACACCCTCCCGGGCGTCGGCCCGACCCTGGCCCAGCGCATCATCGCCTTCCGCACCTCGCACGGCGGCATGTTCCGCTCGGTCGACCAGCTCCGGCAGGTGAGCGGGATCGGGGAGCGGACCTATTCGGAGATCAGGCCACTGCTCATCCTCTGA